The Plasmodium knowlesi strain H genome assembly, chromosome: 14 genome has a segment encoding these proteins:
- a CDS encoding peptidyl-prolyl cis-trans isomerase, putative, whose amino-acid sequence MLKKGFTATKIIGKRCFQWWDNLNTSWKFAIGFSVLFPPLWNYNERRKAREKQVYYNKSIKDYVFFDIAIENKYVGRVLIGLYSDQVPLSVENFIQLAEGYKVKDKYIGYRNTFIHKIYPGIGLVGGNVLNDKEGLSIYGKKFPDENFDMEFVQDGDVALFNEGPHSNSSQFIITFSPMPILHKHNVVIGTVLKGMDIIRMIENVGTKLGNPMYNVKIINCGLYRSLEQDGPPFFNMLHISDKGNKNIISKKEFENLSEQQRQSLMEEIGKSEKQR is encoded by the coding sequence ATGCTTAAAAAAGGCTTCACGGCAACGAAAATAATAGGGAAGAGGTGTTTCCAGTGGTGGGATAATCTGAACACGTCGTGGAAATTCGCAATCGGTTTTTCAGTTCTCTTTCCACCCCTCTGGAATTacaatgaaagaagaaaggcaAGAGAAAAACAGGTGTACTATAACAAATCGATAAAAGATTACGTGTTTTTTGACATAGCtatagaaaataaatatgtaggAAGAGTCTTGATAGGGTTGTACTCTGACCAAGTACCCCTAtcagttgaaaattttattcaacTTGCAGAGGGGTACAAAGTTAAAGACAAATATATTGGATACAGAAACACCTTCATTCATAAAATTTACCCAGGAATTGGGCTAGTAGGAGGGAATGTGTTAAACGATAAGGAAGGCCTAAGTATTTATGGAAAGAAATTCCCTGATGAAAATTTCGACATGGAATTTGTACAAGATGGTGACGTGGCGTTGTTTAATGAAGGCCCTCATAGTAACTCCTCTCAGTTTATTATAACCTTTTCCCCAATGCCCATATTACACAAGCACAATGTAGTTATTGGCACTGTTTTGAAAGGGATGGATATAATTCGGATGATTGAAAATGTGGGAACTAAGTTAGGAAATCCCATGTATAacgtaaaaattattaactgTGGTTTGTACAGAAGCTTGGAACAGGATGGGCCTCCTTTTTTCAACATGCTGCACATCTCGGACAAGGgcaacaaaaatattatttccaAAAAGGAGTTTGAAAATTTGTCTGAACAGCAGAGACAGTCCTTAATGGAAGAAATTGGCAAATCGGAAAAACAGAGATGA
- a CDS encoding 10 kDa chaperonin, putative, with protein sequence MSSTIAKKFIPLMDRILISKIVPKTTTKSGLFLPESATEPSFTGKVLAVGPGRITSNGSKVPPSVKEGDVVVLPEYGGSSLKIDGEEFFVYRDDDIVGIIKDQ encoded by the exons ATG AGTTCCACGATAGCTAAAAAGTTTATTCCCCTGATGGACAGAATCTTGATAAGTAAAATCGTTCCCAAGACTACGACCAAGTCTGGCCTCTTTCTGCCTGAAAGTGCAACGGAACCATCCTTCACGGGAAAG GTTTTGGCCGTTGGTCCAGGAAGGATAACAAGTAATGGAAGCAAAGTCCCCCCTAGTGTGAAAGAAGGCGACGTGGTTGTTTTGCCGGAATATGGCGGTTCTTCCTTAAAAATCGATGGGGAAGAATTTTTTGTCTACAGGGATGATGACATAGTTGGCATTATCAAAGACCAGTAA